The nucleotide window CATGCCGGCGTCCCAGCCGCCGATGTTGACGTCGAAGCCGTGGTGGTGGGGCCAGTAGGGCTCGTGGCCGAGGTGCCACTTGCCCACGTGCCAGGTCTGGTAGCCGCCCTCGCGGAGCGCGCGGGCGAGGGTCTTCTCCTCGCGGGGCAGGTAGTGCAGATAGGGCGTCGAGAGCAGCCGCCCCGTGGCGGCGCCGGCGATGAAGTTGGTGATCTGCACCCGCGCCGGATACTTGCCGGTCATCACACTGGCGCGGGTGGGCGAGCAGACGGGGCACGAGGCGTAGGCGTCGGTGAACCGCACGCCCTGTTGCGCCAGGCGGTCGAGGCGGGGCGTCTCGTAGAAGGGGCTGCCCATGCAGCCCAGGTCGGTCCAGCCCAGGTCGTCCATCAGGATGAACACGATATTCGGCTGGGGCATGGCAGCTCGGCCTCCTCGGTTCGGGCGTGGAGCATCCCCTCCCCGCTCAGGTCGTGAGCCCCATGAGCTTGCGGATGTAGTCGGCGTTGCGCTTGCAGTCGGCCACGGCGTCCTTGGATGGGCAGGCGGTCTCGAGCACGATCCAGCCCCGGAACTCGATGGCCTTGAGGGCTTCGGCCACGGGCTCCATCTTCACTCTGCCTTCGCCCAGGTAGCTGCCGCCGTCCTTGAAGTGGATGCAGGGGCAGAGGCGGCCCTTGAGCGCGCGGATTTCGGCGGGCACGTCGTAGCCGTGGCCCGTCGAGTTGCCGATGTCGTAGTACACGCTCACGCCGTCGGTCCCGATGGCATCGAGGATCTCGAGGTTCTGCTTGGCGGAGCAGGTGTTTTCGAGGCCGAGGCTCACGCCGGCCGCTTTGGCCTTCGGCGCGATCTCTTTCAGGCGGGCGACCAGAGCGTCCACGCGTTCTTTGATGAGGCCCTTGCCGTTGCGCAGGCTGGACTCCCCGCCGAAGAAGGGCACGAGGATGCCCACGGCGCCCAGGTCCTTGGCGGCCTCGATGCACTGCTCGAGCCAGGCCGGGCCGCGCGGGTCGGTGGCCACGGGATTGCCGTTCAACAGGTCCATCGAGAGCGACGACACGGCGACGCCTGTGGCCTTCATCTGCTCCTTGATCTTCGCGCGGCGGGCGGGGTCGGCGATCTCCAGCGTGTCCTTCGGGCCGCCCACGCCGACTTCCACGCCTTCGAGACCCGCCTTCTTGGCCCCGTCGAGGTTGCCGCCGAAGTGGCGCGCGGCGATGCGAATCCTGGGCGCGGATGCCTCGGCAGCCAGCAACTGGGGCGCCAGCGCCGCCCCGGCCAGCCCCGCCGCACTCCCCGACAGGAATACCCTTCGCGTCAGACTCATCCTGTGCTCTCCTATGATGATTCGGCGGTCCGGTTCGCAACGCCGGCCAGGATAGCGCGCAGCCAGCCCCCGAGCAAGTGCCCCCACGGGCGGCGCGTCAGAAACCTCTCATCACCCCGGCGCGTCTGCCGTAGATCAGCTTCCCGGGGAAATCCCAGAGGAGCGCCTTGGTCACATAAAAGGGGCCGCCCACGGCGTACTGCATAGCCACCCCCGTGTAGATGGCGGGCGCCTGAACCACGTCCACACTGAACTGGCTCGCCTCGCCCTGTGCCACCTGGTCCACGAGCAGCAGCGGCAGGCCGACGAGCAGCCCTGGAGCCAGGCCGGCGAGCATTCCCCCGTAGAAGCCCACCTGAGCGGGCACGCTGACAAACGCCGACGGGTCGTCGGCCAGCGGGGTCGGGATGTTGTAGGGGTGCGTCCGCGAGCGCGTCGTGTGCCAGCCCTGCGCGTTTGCCCCGGTCGCCATCGCCCCAGCCAGCAGCAGGAGCGCCATCGGCCATCGCATGCTCACTCTCCTTCCGCCCTGATTATACCGCGCGGCTTCGGCAATGCAATGCGAGGAGGCGCCCCCGGGTGCGGACCGAAATCGTAGGTCGTTTCTGTTACGGGCGTCCCCCGAACAGGGGAGGGCCCGATGCAGACGTAGCCGCGAGCGTCCCGCTTGCGGCCCTCTTGATCCGTTCGACAAGCGAGACGCTTGTCGCTACGAGAATCCGCAACAGGAACTGCCTACGGAAATGGCCCACACCCGGCGCCCCCTACTGGTAGATGAGCCAGGCGGTGGCAGCGCAGGGCTTGCTGGCGGTGAAGCGCACCCAGTGGGCGCTGTAGCCGTCGGGGAACTCGTGCTTGATCCTCTGCCCGCTCGGCACGGTGATGGCGGCGTAAGGCACGAACTCGCCACTGGTTAGGAAGTCTACCTCGACGGTGAAGGTCACGGCCTCCCCGGCGTCGTGGGCGAGTTCGAGGGTCTTCTTGTCGAAGCCGGTCATAAGATAGGGGTCGGACGGCTCGCCGCGGTTGACAGGCGTCTTGAGCCACGGGCCGCCTTGGCCTTGGGGCTTGCCGAGCTGCCACAGGTCGTCCACGGCGCCGAACCACAGGCCGGGGCCGTCGGGCGCGCGGAAGAGGTGGCCATCGGGCTGAGCGGCGGCGAGGGTGCCCGACAAGACGAGCAGCCCACGCCAGGTGCAGTAGTCATAAATCCTCTTGCCGTGGGCGCATACGGGGCGAATGCCGGCGAAGCTCTCGCGCGGGACCTCGTAGAAGTGCCCCCCGACATTGAGGAGGTAGCGCTCGGTGATGACCTCGCGCAGGGTGCGGCAGCCCTCGGTGGCGTCGGCGGCGGGGTCGAGCTTGGGCAGGCGGAAGGTCTTGCCGCGGACCTTGGCGATGACCGAGGCGGCGTCGGAGCCGAAGGCGTAGACGCCGTAGGTCCTCTCGGCGAGCCCCCTCTTGGGGGTCGCACCGGCGAGCAGGGCCTTGGCCTTACTGCCCAAGTCGTCATCGGGGCTGGGCTTGCGAAGCTTGATGGCAACGTCCTGGCCGACCTCGTAGAGGGCCCCATCGCCTGTGAGGAACCACAGCCGGTCGTTGGCCGGGAGGAGCACGCCGTCGGCGACAGCCCTCTTGTCGTCGAGGGCAGGAAACGCCTGGAAGACCCTGGCGGCTTCGGGCGTGCGGGCGACGCCGCTGGTGGAGTAATGGAAGTAGGCCGTGGCCTTGCACTCGCGGCTGGCGGTGAGGCGGAGCCACACGGCGGCGAGGTCGGGCGGGAAGATATGGCTCGCGTAGCCGCGGGCAGGGACGGTGAGGGCGTGGAGCTTAGTCCAGTTGCCATCACCCTTTACGTCGGCCTCGACAGTGAACTCGACGGGCGCAGCGGCATCGTGGGAGAGGTGAAGGACGCGCTTCTCGAAGCCGTCGCAGAGGTAGGGGACGGAGGGCTCGCCCGCCTTGACGGCGTCGGCGACCCACGGGCCGCCCCAACCTGCGGGCCGGCCCCACTTGGCCAGGTCAGCGACGGTGCCGAGCCACAGATTCGACTGCGGCTGGCCGCCCAGGGGATTGCCCATGACCGACGTGTCGTCGGAGGCGATGACGAGACGGCCATTCCAGTGGCAGAAGTCGGGCACCATCCGCAGATGCGTGGCGAGGGGGCGGAAGCCGGCCGTCTTCCCCGGGCGGAAGTCGGGCGGGAACTGGTAGAACATCGAGGGGAAGTCGAGGAGGAAGCGCCCCTCCCCCACCTCGCGGATGCGCGGCCATTCGGTGAACCAGCCGTGGTCGGGCACGTGAGTGTAAGTGCTTTGTGGGTAACGATATGTGTGCCAGGTACCCTTGTCGAGCACCTTGAGGATCAGCGAGCGGGCGTCCCACCCGATGGCCCAGAGGGGGACGTCGGGGCTGCGGTCGTCGGGCGCGCCCAGGATGCCTCCGGGGCCGGTGACTTCGGTGAACTTGTCGTGCTGGACGAGCGTCCACCGGTCCGCCTTGCCGTCCCACTCGGCGAGCGCTCCGCCCTTGCCGTTGTTCGTAATCACCACGCGCCCCTGGCCCGTGTAGCCGCCCTTGCCGTGGGTGCCCGTGACCCCCAGCTTCTGCACCACGCCGAGCTTCCTGCTCTCGAGCGTGTGGACGTCCAGTTCGAAGAACGAGCCTTCCATGTCGAACACGTAGACCTTGTTCTTCGGGTCGGTGAGGTGGCGTGCGACGGCGGTCACGCGGGCCTTGATGTCGTAGGGCCGCACCTTGCCGCCGGCGTCAATCGTGTAGGAGCCGATGATGAGTTGGTTGGACTCGCGGTGGACAAGCCGCCCCGCATGCGTGCCGCCGTTGCTCTCGGGGCGCTGGACGAGCTCGAGGTCGGGCGTGACCTGGTAGAGCTTGCCATCGCCGTAATGAGCGGGGTACGTGATGAACCACAGCGACCCGGCCCACGGCACGACCGCCCCAATGCCGCACTCGCTCTTCGCCTGCGACAGCGCGGCCAGGCTCGGGTACACGCCACTGATGCAAAGCGGCTCCTTCGGCACCTCAGCGCCTCCTCGCACACGGGCACTCAACACCAGGGGAAGAACCCACACGAACCGCCGCAACGCGCGCCACATGGACCAGTGCTCCTCACGGAAGTCGGGCCCTGTCTGGGATCGGGCTGCAACAGCATAGCAGGCGCCCTGCGGTCTGCCAAGCCCGACTTCACCCTCCGGGTGCGCCCCGGAACAGTAGGTGGCCCTGCTCCTGGGCGGCGGATTCCATGTGGCACAGCCGTCCTCGGCTGTGCTTGTGGGCGGGACGTCCCCGTCCCGCGGTTCGCGGCGTGGGGACACGCCGCCCACAATGTCCCCCACAGATGGGGGCGCAGGTGCCGCACGGTCGCCTATTTTGCCGGTTCGCACCCCCACCCCCCTCGAGCCCCGCTACTCCTTCACCTGGAAGACCGAGACGTCGTCGAGCGTCCCGGCCAGAATGTCCAGTTCGGTGCCCTTGTCGGCCCGCCAGAACAACGGCGCGCCGCAATCCTTGCAGAAGGACCACACGCCGTTGCAGTCGCACTTCGCCTTCGAGGCCGCGCGGAACGACGCCGGCGCGCCGGCCGTGATCGCGAAGCCGCTGCGGGGGACGGTGACGTAGGGGGCATTGAGCGCGCCCGTGGCCCGCTGGCAGCCGCGGCAGTCGCAATAGCTGCACCTGACTACCGGGCCTTCAACCCTGAACCTGACCTGCCCACAGTGGCACTGGCCGGTGAGCGGCTTGGCCGGGTCGGGCGTGGCGGCGGCTCCCTTCGCGACGACAGCGGCGGCGGTGACGCTCACCGACGGGACTCGCCGCTTCGACGCGGACGGCGTCCCCCCGCCGCCTGGCCCCAGGCGGTGCAGAGAGGAGTGGTCTGGGACCATCATGAAGAGGCACATCCACACGAATGCCACCAGGGCAGCACCGCCCAGTGGCCACACGACCCAGCGGAAGCGTACGTCCATGGCTCATCCCTCCTGCTCAGTCGAGGCGATGCTGTGCAGCCACCATCTCACCTTCCGGTCGCGGCCAGATCGAGCCTGGCGCTCGAAATACAGCTTCATCTCGACGCCGGCGGCGGTGCGCACGCGGTACCAGTGCTTCCGCACGTACTGCTCGTCGCTGCCGGACGTGCATGGGCCTGTCTGACGCCATTGTTCGAGGACTTCGGCGATCGTGTGCTCCTCGCCCCGCCAGCGGAAGCGCATCGGCAGGCCCGGTTCGCCCGTCGCCATGCGGCGGGTGTCCACGGACTCGATGACCGGCTCGATGGATTCGCCGATGAAGTGCCTGATCACCTCTATCCTCTACCGTCCCTCCAGGACCGAGGTAGTCCTCTCGCACCCAGCCCACACGCGGGACGCGTGTGGCTACGGCGGGACGCACGGGCATCGCCCTGGCGTCTGGCCCGAGGAGGAGCGGGAAAGCGTGCCCAGGCCCACAAGCGCGAAGGGCCGGCTGGGCGCATCGCCGAAGGTGATGTAGTGAGCCGCCTTGGCCAGGCGTCTTGAGGGAGGCCCGATATCGTCGAGCGACTCCAGGCGGCCCTCGCGTCGCGCGGCGAGCAGGCGGTCCACTGCCACCGGCCCTAGGCCCGGCACCCGCAGCAACTCGTGCCGCTCGGCGCGATTGACGTCCACGGGGAACCGCTCGGGGTGGAGGCGCGCCCAGGTCTCCTTCGGGTCGGCGTCGAGTGCCAGGCGGCCGGCGGGGTCGAGGGGAATCTCCTCGGCCTCGAACCCGTACTTGCGCAGCAGCCAGTCGGCCTGGTAGAGGCGGTGCTCGCGGGTGAGCGGCGCGTCGGGCGAGGGCTGGGGCGCGCGCTCGCCGGGCAGGCTGGGGTCGCCCAGGCCGCGCTGGTAGGCGCTGAAGTACACGCGGGCCACGCCCCAGCGGCGATAGAGGGCGCCCATGGCCTTCACGATGTCGGCGTCGGACTCGTCGGCCGCGCCGACGATGAACTGCGTGCTCTGGCGCACGCGGGCGAAGGGTGCGCCGCGCGCGGTGAGCGCGCTGATGCGCTTGAGCGGGCGCACGATGTCGCGGAAGTAGTCCTTCGTGCGCGACAGACGGGCGAAGGCGGCGGCCGTGGGGACCTCGACGTTGAGGGAGACGCAATTGGCGAGCGAGAGCGCCTCTTCGATGGCGGCGTCGGAGGCGCCGGGCAGGATCTTCAAGTGCAGGTAGCCGTGGTAGTCGTAGCGGCGGCGCAGAATACGGGCGACGGCGGCCATGCGCTCCATCGTGTGGTCGGCGCCGCGCACCACGCCCGAGCTGAGGAAGAGGCCGTGAACGCTCCCGCGGCGAACGAAGTCCATGT belongs to Planctomycetota bacterium and includes:
- a CDS encoding sugar phosphate isomerase/epimerase family protein, yielding MSLTRRVFLSGSAAGLAGAALAPQLLAAEASAPRIRIAARHFGGNLDGAKKAGLEGVEVGVGGPKDTLEIADPARRAKIKEQMKATGVAVSSLSMDLLNGNPVATDPRGPAWLEQCIEAAKDLGAVGILVPFFGGESSLRNGKGLIKERVDALVARLKEIAPKAKAAGVSLGLENTCSAKQNLEILDAIGTDGVSVYYDIGNSTGHGYDVPAEIRALKGRLCPCIHFKDGGSYLGEGRVKMEPVAEALKAIEFRGWIVLETACPSKDAVADCKRNADYIRKLMGLTT
- a CDS encoding GFA family protein; the encoded protein is MDVRFRWVVWPLGGAALVAFVWMCLFMMVPDHSSLHRLGPGGGGTPSASKRRVPSVSVTAAAVVAKGAAATPDPAKPLTGQCHCGQVRFRVEGPVVRCSYCDCRGCQRATGALNAPYVTVPRSGFAITAGAPASFRAASKAKCDCNGVWSFCKDCGAPLFWRADKGTELDILAGTLDDVSVFQVKE
- a CDS encoding DUF6504 family protein, whose product is MIRHFIGESIEPVIESVDTRRMATGEPGLPMRFRWRGEEHTIAEVLEQWRQTGPCTSGSDEQYVRKHWYRVRTAAGVEMKLYFERQARSGRDRKVRWWLHSIASTEQEG
- a CDS encoding radical SAM protein, whose translation is MLKTLLSNACVNDCRYCPFRSDRDTPRTTLTPEEVAAAYMDFVRRGSVHGLFLSSGVVRGADHTMERMAAVARILRRRYDYHGYLHLKILPGASDAAIEEALSLANCVSLNVEVPTAAAFARLSRTKDYFRDIVRPLKRISALTARGAPFARVRQSTQFIVGAADESDADIVKAMGALYRRWGVARVYFSAYQRGLGDPSLPGERAPQPSPDAPLTREHRLYQADWLLRKYGFEAEEIPLDPAGRLALDADPKETWARLHPERFPVDVNRAERHELLRVPGLGPVAVDRLLAARREGRLESLDDIGPPSRRLAKAAHYITFGDAPSRPFALVGLGTLSRSSSGQTPGRCPCVPP